The following is a genomic window from Pseudomonas purpurea.
CGCAACTGCAGATCAAACAGCCTTTCTACTTCGCCTCGATGAAAGCCTCGGTCGAAGACAAAGGCACCACCGACTACTTGCGCCTGATCGCAGAGAAAGTCGGGATCGAGTCGCGCCACATCGACATCGAAGACATCGGCCTCAACAACGAAGGACGTTTCGTCGACCTCGAAGAGCGCTGGATCCCCCACCTGTTCAAACTGCACGCCTGGGAATTCATTTTCCACGAGCCGTTTGGTGAGGCCATCGCCCAGAGCGACACGCAGTTTTTCGAACCGGCCCTGGAAGTCGATCATCTCCAACAAAGGCATCCTGCCCCTGCTGTGGGAGTTCAACAAAGGGCACCCGAACCTGCTTGCTTCGCACTTGGACGCTGACCCAGGCAAAGCCGTGCCCAAGGGCTGGGTACGCAAGCCGTTCTTCTCCCGCGAAGGTGCCAACATCGAGCTGCACACTCCCGATGGCAAAGTCGTGAAGGAAGGCGGACCGTACACCGACGCGCCGTTCATCCTCCAGGAGTTCGCCCCGCTGCCACAGTTTGGCGACAGCTTCACGCTGATCGGCTCCTGGGTGATCGGCGACCAGGCTGCCGGCATCGGCGTACGTGAAGACAACAGCCTGATCACCAAGGATTCGAGCCGGTTTCTGCCGCATCTGATTCTGGACTGAAAAACGTCGCCCGGCGGGCTAATGTCAGTCAGTTAAGTTAAATCTCTGTGGGAGCGAGCCTGCTCGCGAAAGCGGTGCATCAGCAAACATTGATGTTGAATGTGCCGACGTCTTCGCGAGCAAGCCCGCACCCACAAAAAAAGGCCCGTCGCATCAAGCGACAGGCCTTTTTATTTAGAGCGAATGCAGCGGCAGATCAGAACGGAATATCGTCATCAAAGCTGTCGAAATCCGGAGCTGGCTGCGGTGCGGCCTGCTGTGGTGCCGGAGCCGAACGCTGTTGCGGAGCCGACTGCTGTGGACGAGGAGCCTGTTGGCGCGGGGCTGGAGCAGACTGCTGGTAGTTGTTACCGCCGCCCTGGCCCTGTTGGTCGCCCTGTGGACGGCCGCCCAGCAGTTGCATGGTGCCTTGCATGTCGACCACGATTTCAGTGGTGTAACGCTTGATACCGTCTTTTTCCCACTCGCGGGTCTGCAGCTTGCCTTCGATGTAGACCTGCGAACCTTTACGCAGGTATTCGCCGGCGATTTCCGCCACTTTGCCGAACATCGATACACGGTGCCATTCGGTCTTCTCGACCTTCTGACCGGTTTGCTTGTCGGTCCATTGTTCGCTGGTCGCCAGACTCAGGTTGGTCACGGCGTTACCGTTAGGCAAGTAGCGAACTTCGGGATCCTGGCCGCAAGTGCCGACCAATATGACTTTGTTAACCCCACGGGCCATAACGTTCTCCTAGGCTTCGCACGCTGTCGGCGCCGGGTTGTTGACCAGGCGCTCAAGGGTCGTGCGATCCAATAGTTCGGTGTCCAATTTGATGTAAATGGCCGCTTCGTCAGCAACCACCACTGCATCTGTTACCCCAACGACGGCCAGCAGGCGCTCGACCAGACCGGCTTCGCGGATCGCTTCGGGCGATAACGGCAAGCGCAGGCTCGTCACATACGGGGGTTCGCGCATGGTAACAGCAAAGGCCAACCAGAGGGCAGCCAGACCTGCGCATCCCAGGAACACAACCGACAAACCGCCATGCTGGAACAGCCAGCCGCCCATGATCCCGCCCAGTGCCGAACCGAGGAACTGACTGGTGGAATAAACCCCCATCGCCGTGCCTTTGCCGCCCGCCGGTGAAACCTTGCTGATCAGCGACGGTAACGAAGCTTCCAGCAGATTGAACGCAGTGAAGAACACCACCGTCCCAATCACCAGAGCCCGCAAGCTGTCGCCGAACTGCCAGAAGAATAGCTCAGTGAGCATCAGCGTCATCACGGCGCCGAGTAAAACTCGTTTCATTTTGCGTTTCTTCTCGCCGTAGATAATGAACGGGATCATGGCGAAGAACGAAATCAGCAACGCGGTCAGGTACACCCACCAGTGCTGCTCTTTAGGCAACCCGGCTTTCTGGACCAGCGCCAACGGCAACGCGACGAAGCTCGACATCAACATCGCGTGCAACACAAAAATGCCCAGGTCCAGGCGCAGCAGGTCCGGGTGCTTGAGCGTCGGCATCAATGCCTGACGGGCCACGCCGGACTCACGATGCTGCAACGGCCCGGTGGAGCGCGGCACCATGAAGGCCACGATCACAATGCCCACCAGCGCCATGCCGCCCGTGGCGAGGAACAACCCGGACAAACCAAAGGCACGGGTCAGCAACGGCCCGACCACCATCGCCACGGCGAACGACAGGCCGATGGTCATGCCGATCATCGCCATCGCCTTGGTGCGGTGCTGCTCGCGGGTCAGGTCTGACAGCAACGCCATGACCGCCGCCGAAATCGCCCCGGCACCTTGCAGGACTCGTCCGGCGATCACGCCCCAGATCGAATCGGCATTGGCCGCCAGCACACTGCCGAGGGCGAAGACGATCAACCCGAGGTAAATCACCGGCCGCCGACCGATACGGTCGGAAATGATCCCGAACGGAATCTGGAAAAGCGCCTGGGTCAGACCGTAAGCGCCAATCGCCAGCCCGATCAGGGCCGGGGTCGCTCCCGCCAGGTCCATCCCATAGGTCGCCAGGACCGGCAACACCATGAACATGCCAAGCATACGGAAGGCAAACACCAGGGCCAGACCGCTTGCTGCGCGGGTCTCACTGCCACTCATGCGTTCGCTGTGGGGATCGTGCATGGAAAAACCTCATGTGAACCGGCGGCGATTCTACCAGTCCCATCGAGGGAGGGGGTATATGCGGCGGTTTGCCGCGCACGTGTTCTGCATGCTTGTCAGACACCGTTCAGAAAGCATCATTTGATAGTGTGCATCCATCCAGTATTTGGCTTTATACTCCTGCCTTTACGCCCGCCGAGCGAGGCCACCTTGGACAAGATCCTGATTCGTGGGGCTCGAACCCACAACCTGAAGAACATCGACCTGACCCTGCCACGGGACAAACTGATCGTCATCACCGGCTTGTCCGGGTCCGGCAAGTCTTCCCTGGCGTTCGACACGCTGTACGCCGAAGGCCAGCGACGCTATGTCGAATCCCTGTCGGCCTACGCCCGCCAGTTCCTGTCGATGATGGAAAAACCCGACGTCGACACCATCGAAGGCCTGTCGCCGGCCATCTCCATCGAACAGAAATCCACCTCGCACAACCCCCGTTCGACGGTCGGCACCATTACCGAAATCTACGACTACCTGCGCCTGCTTTATGCACGCGTGGGTATTCCGCGTTGCCCGGATCACGACATCCCGCTGGAAGCGCAGACCGTCAGCCAGATGGTCGACCTGGTCCTCGCCGAACCGGAGGGCAGCAAGCTGATGCTGTTGGCGCCGGTCATCCGCGAGCGCAAAGGCGAGCACCTGTCGGTTTTCGAAGAGCTGCGCGCACAAGGGTTCGTCCGTGCCCGGATCAACGGCAAGCTCTATGAGCTGGACGAAGCGCCCAAGCTCGACAAGCAGAAAAAACATACCATCGATGTCGTGGTCGACCGCTTCAAGGTTCGCGCCGACCTGCAACAACGCCTGGCCGAGTCGTTCGAGACCGCGCTGAAACTGGCAGATGGCATTGCGCTGGTCGCGCCGATGGACGACGAGCCGGGCGAAGAAATGATCTTCTCCGCACGCTTCGCCTGCCCGATCTGCGGCCATGCCATCAGCGAGCTGGAACCCAAGCTGTTCTCCTTCAACAACCCGGCGGGCGCATGCCCGACCTGCGATGGGCTGGGGGTCAAACAGTTCTTCGACATCAAACGGCTGGTCAATGGCGAACTGACCCTGGCCGAAGGCGCAATACGCGGCTGGGACAGGCGTAATGTCTATTACTTCCAGATGCTCGGCTCACTGGCCGCCCATTACGGTTTCAGCCTGGAAGTGCCGTTCAACCAACTGCCGGCCGACCAGCAGAAAGTCATCCTGCACGGCAGCGGCACGCAGAACGTCGACTTCAAATACCTGAACGACCGCGGCGACATCGTCAAACGCTCGCACCCGTTCGAAGGCATCGTGCCGAACCTGGACCGTCGCTACCGCGAAACCGAGTCCGCCTCGGTACGCGAAGAGCTGGCCAAATTCCTCAGCACCCAGCCATGCCCGGACTGCCGTGGCACACGCCTGCGCCGTGAAGCGCGGCATGTGTGGGTTGGCGAAAAAACGCTGCCCGCTGTCACCAACCTGCCGATTGGCGATGCCTGCGACTACTTCGGCACGCTGAAGCTGACCGGCCGACGCGGCGAAATTGCCGACAAGATTCTCAAGGAAATCCGCGAGCGCTTGCAGTTCCTGGTCAACGTCGGCCTCGACTACCTGTCGCTGGACCGCAGTGCCGACACGCTGTCTGGCGGTGAAGCACAACGTATTCGCCTGGCCAGCCAGATCGGCGCCGGCCTGGTGGGCGTGTTGTACATCCTCGACGAACCGTCGATTGGCTTGCACCAGCGCGACAACGACCGCCTGCTGGGGACGCTCAAGCATCTGCGGGACATCGGTAACACGGTGATCGTGGTCGAACACGACGAAGATGCAATTCGTCTGGCCGACTACGTTGTGGATATCGGCCCTGGCGCTGGCGTGCACGGCGGGCACATCGTCGCCGAAGGCACACCGGCCGAAGTCATGGCTCACCCGGACTCACTGACCGGCAAGTACCTGTCCGGCCGCGTGAAAATCGAAGTCCCGACCAAGCGCACGCCACGCAACAAGAAGCTGTCGCTGTCGCTCAAGGGCGCCCGTGGCAACAACTTGCGCAATGTCGATCTGGACATTCCGATTGGCTTGCTGACCTGCGTGACCGGCGTCTCTGGCTCCGGCAAGTCGACGCTGATCAACAACACCCTGTTTCCGCTCAGCGCCACTGCACTGAATGGTGCGACCACCCTTGAAGCCGCCGCCCACGACAGCATCAAGGGCCTTGAGCATCTGGACAAAGTG
Proteins encoded in this region:
- a CDS encoding MFS transporter; translated protein: MHDPHSERMSGSETRAASGLALVFAFRMLGMFMVLPVLATYGMDLAGATPALIGLAIGAYGLTQALFQIPFGIISDRIGRRPVIYLGLIVFALGSVLAANADSIWGVIAGRVLQGAGAISAAVMALLSDLTREQHRTKAMAMIGMTIGLSFAVAMVVGPLLTRAFGLSGLFLATGGMALVGIVIVAFMVPRSTGPLQHRESGVARQALMPTLKHPDLLRLDLGIFVLHAMLMSSFVALPLALVQKAGLPKEQHWWVYLTALLISFFAMIPFIIYGEKKRKMKRVLLGAVMTLMLTELFFWQFGDSLRALVIGTVVFFTAFNLLEASLPSLISKVSPAGGKGTAMGVYSTSQFLGSALGGIMGGWLFQHGGLSVVFLGCAGLAALWLAFAVTMREPPYVTSLRLPLSPEAIREAGLVERLLAVVGVTDAVVVADEAAIYIKLDTELLDRTTLERLVNNPAPTACEA
- a CDS encoding single-stranded DNA-binding protein, which gives rise to MARGVNKVILVGTCGQDPEVRYLPNGNAVTNLSLATSEQWTDKQTGQKVEKTEWHRVSMFGKVAEIAGEYLRKGSQVYIEGKLQTREWEKDGIKRYTTEIVVDMQGTMQLLGGRPQGDQQGQGGGNNYQQSAPAPRQQAPRPQQSAPQQRSAPAPQQAAPQPAPDFDSFDDDIPF
- the uvrA gene encoding excinuclease ABC subunit UvrA yields the protein MDKILIRGARTHNLKNIDLTLPRDKLIVITGLSGSGKSSLAFDTLYAEGQRRYVESLSAYARQFLSMMEKPDVDTIEGLSPAISIEQKSTSHNPRSTVGTITEIYDYLRLLYARVGIPRCPDHDIPLEAQTVSQMVDLVLAEPEGSKLMLLAPVIRERKGEHLSVFEELRAQGFVRARINGKLYELDEAPKLDKQKKHTIDVVVDRFKVRADLQQRLAESFETALKLADGIALVAPMDDEPGEEMIFSARFACPICGHAISELEPKLFSFNNPAGACPTCDGLGVKQFFDIKRLVNGELTLAEGAIRGWDRRNVYYFQMLGSLAAHYGFSLEVPFNQLPADQQKVILHGSGTQNVDFKYLNDRGDIVKRSHPFEGIVPNLDRRYRETESASVREELAKFLSTQPCPDCRGTRLRREARHVWVGEKTLPAVTNLPIGDACDYFGTLKLTGRRGEIADKILKEIRERLQFLVNVGLDYLSLDRSADTLSGGEAQRIRLASQIGAGLVGVLYILDEPSIGLHQRDNDRLLGTLKHLRDIGNTVIVVEHDEDAIRLADYVVDIGPGAGVHGGHIVAEGTPAEVMAHPDSLTGKYLSGRVKIEVPTKRTPRNKKLSLSLKGARGNNLRNVDLDIPIGLLTCVTGVSGSGKSTLINNTLFPLSATALNGATTLEAAAHDSIKGLEHLDKVVDIDQSPIGRTPRSNPATYTGLFTPIRELFAGVPESRSRGYGPGRFSFNVKGGRCEACQGDGLIKVEMHFLPDIYVPCDVCKSKRYNRETLEIKYKGKNIHETLEMTIEEARVFFDPVPALARKLQTLMDVGLSYIKLGQSATTLSGGEAQRVKLSRELSKRDTGKTLYILDEPTTGLHFADIQQLLDVLHRLRDHGNTVVVIEHNLDVIKTADWLVDLGPEGGSKGGQIIAVGTPEEVAEMKQSHTGYYLKPLLERDRA